The following are encoded together in the Salvia hispanica cultivar TCC Black 2014 chromosome 6, UniMelb_Shisp_WGS_1.0, whole genome shotgun sequence genome:
- the LOC125193669 gene encoding dof zinc finger protein DOF3.4-like, giving the protein MPYLLTHHFPHAQTAAPDLSKPPRSDCPRCGSANTKFCYYNNYNKSQPRHFCKACKRHWTKGGTLRNIPAGRRSRKKRPIPSAPPKRTHLLNSLPVAIDQSDMSDILYQALIRTSSPTSAAQGTILESNGTSTTCGVPQNYTNTEEFALSSFNSAPTSAENGDSAEESAVANSAAEIWNWNEVDFSDSLWDHSMMATYKSHFEGYYPR; this is encoded by the coding sequence ATGCCTTATTTGCTGACTCATCACTTTCCCCACGCCCAAACCGCCGCGCCGGATCTCTCCAAACCGCCGCGCTCGGACTGCCCGAGGTGCGGCTCCGCGAATACGAAATTCTGCTACTACAACAACTACAACAAATCGCAGCCGCGCCATTTCTGCAAGGCGTGCAAGAGGCATTGGACTAAAGGCGGCACCCTGCGTAACATCCCCGCCGGCCGCCGCAGCCGGAAAAAGCGCCCAATCCCTTCCGCGCCGCCGAAGCGGACGCATCTCCTGAATTCTCTCCCTGTCGCCATCGATCAGAGTGATATGTCAGATATTCTCTACCAAGCCCTAATTCGAACCTCGTCTCCAACCTCTGCTGCTCAGGGTACAATCCTGGAAAGCAATGGTACAAGCACAACATGCGGAGTACCTCAAAATTATACCAATACAGAAGAGTTTGCGCTCTCGAGTTTTAATTCCGCTCCGACCTCCGCTGAGAATGGCGACTCCGCGGAGGAGTCGGCCGTCGCGAATAGCGCGGCGGAGATATGGAATTGGAATGAGGTTGATTTTTCAGATAGTTTGTGGGATCATTCGATGATGGCAACGTACAAGTCTCATTTCGAAGGGTATTATCCACGttga